One Moorella sp. E308F DNA segment encodes these proteins:
- the mfd gene encoding transcription-repair coupling factor, whose amino-acid sequence MYNYGILQIVRDSSQFHSIVKGLNQGLAEQQLYGLPEGLKGLWLAAMLLDYHPILVVTAGSDEAGRLVADIDSFWPGSGTCFLPAKELLPVEVYAHSPELEGQRLKALTDMVGGRMRLLVVPVDALLQKLPPPEILKEALLSLEIGQTINREALLERLIALGYRRQEVVEAPGQMAVRGGVIDIYPPGAGEPVRLELFGDEIDSLRFFNPDTQLSVAETRAVTIGPAREVLPPQDIKPGLEALQAEFSQTYTALRNRQPQAARELKERIQNLMARLEMGDWPEGIDQLQALFYPRLATLFDYFSRPPLVVLDDPARLQEEMRRREQQRLGVFTEMLAGGLALPSQGEAYLETDELERLFSCHQRLYFSLLPRRAPGTSPRQAMGVGAQSIPAFQGRMNLLVDELSRWRRDGYRTIFMVADPERMASLRQALADQGIGSQVLDEVAAVPGNGQILFVSGRLHQGFSWPEMRLAVLGDTEVYGGVKRPRRLKVAMEGSKITSFSDLREGDYVVHVHHGIGRYLGLKQLEVGGIKKDYLLIQYAGQDRLYVPIDQVSLVQKYVGAEGHVPRLYRLGGNEWHKVKSRVQEAVQAMAEELLELYAKREAIPGYAFSPDTPWQREFEEAFPYTETPDQLKAIAEVKADMERPRPMDRLLCGDVGYGKTEVAMRAAFKAVMDGKQVAVLVPTTILAQQHYNTFKARFENFPVKIAVLSRFCSPGEQKRVVKALKRGEVDIVIGTHRLLSGDVSFKDLGLVIIDEEQRFGVAHKEKLKKLRYSVDVLTMTATPIPRTLHMALAGVRNMSLIETPPEDRFPVQTYVVEYSPELVREAIRRELDRGGQVYFVHNRVADIDRFAYHVQQLVPEARVGVGHGQMEERELEKIMLDFIEGRYDVLVCTTIVENGLDIPNVNTLIVDESDSFGLAQLYQLRGRVGRSNRLAYAYFTYRPDKVLGEVAEKRLAAIREFTALGSGYKIALRDLQIRGAGNLLGPEQHGHMLAVGFDLYCQLLEEAVQKLKRQRGEAVPETRQTAAPPAAPVELSVDTFLSDEYIPDAALKMEIYHRLMAARDLNEVEAIASEMEDRFGRPPAAAENLLGLARVRLLAQEVGVSSVHQKGREVELNFGQRHDLRGERLMHLTKYFPRKLSFSSAGGLTIKVRTAGLDQQGLLALLEDVLTRIKYLVAEAAG is encoded by the coding sequence ATGTATAATTATGGTATATTGCAAATTGTCAGAGATAGTTCTCAATTTCACAGCATAGTAAAAGGCTTGAACCAGGGCCTGGCGGAGCAACAGCTCTACGGACTCCCGGAAGGCCTAAAGGGGCTGTGGCTGGCAGCCATGCTCCTCGATTACCATCCAATCCTGGTGGTTACAGCAGGGAGCGATGAAGCCGGGCGCCTGGTAGCCGACATCGATTCCTTCTGGCCGGGTTCAGGCACCTGCTTTCTACCGGCGAAGGAACTCCTTCCGGTAGAGGTATACGCCCACAGCCCGGAACTGGAGGGCCAGCGCCTTAAGGCCCTGACGGATATGGTCGGCGGGCGGATGCGACTCCTAGTGGTTCCGGTGGATGCTTTGCTCCAGAAGCTGCCGCCGCCGGAAATTTTAAAGGAGGCCCTTCTCTCCCTGGAAATCGGCCAGACCATTAATCGCGAGGCTCTCCTGGAGAGGTTAATTGCCCTCGGTTACCGGCGGCAGGAAGTAGTCGAAGCCCCAGGCCAGATGGCCGTCCGGGGGGGCGTTATTGACATCTATCCCCCGGGTGCCGGGGAACCGGTACGTTTAGAATTATTTGGCGATGAGATTGATTCTCTTCGTTTTTTTAATCCGGATACCCAGCTGTCGGTGGCAGAGACGCGGGCCGTAACCATCGGGCCGGCCCGGGAGGTTCTCCCTCCCCAGGATATAAAGCCCGGGCTGGAGGCTTTGCAGGCCGAGTTTTCCCAGACCTATACTGCCTTGCGCAACCGCCAGCCCCAGGCAGCCCGGGAGTTAAAAGAGAGAATCCAGAATTTAATGGCCCGGCTGGAGATGGGAGACTGGCCGGAAGGTATTGACCAGCTCCAGGCCCTTTTCTACCCGCGTCTGGCCACCCTTTTCGATTACTTCTCGCGCCCACCCCTGGTGGTTCTCGATGACCCGGCACGTTTGCAGGAAGAAATGCGCCGGCGGGAACAGCAACGCTTAGGGGTTTTTACCGAAATGCTGGCCGGCGGCCTGGCTTTACCCTCCCAGGGGGAGGCCTACCTGGAAACGGATGAATTGGAGCGTCTTTTCAGTTGCCACCAGCGCCTCTATTTTTCCCTCTTACCCCGGCGGGCGCCGGGGACCAGCCCCCGGCAGGCCATGGGTGTTGGCGCCCAGTCCATCCCGGCCTTTCAGGGGCGGATGAATTTATTGGTTGACGAACTCAGTCGCTGGCGGCGGGATGGCTACCGTACCATCTTTATGGTAGCCGACCCGGAGCGGATGGCCAGTTTGCGCCAGGCCCTGGCCGATCAGGGTATAGGCAGCCAGGTTCTGGATGAAGTGGCTGCCGTTCCCGGGAACGGGCAAATACTTTTTGTGTCCGGACGCCTGCACCAGGGCTTTTCCTGGCCCGAGATGCGGCTGGCGGTACTGGGGGACACGGAAGTTTATGGCGGGGTTAAAAGGCCGCGACGGCTCAAGGTGGCCATGGAAGGTAGCAAAATCACTTCTTTTAGCGATCTCCGGGAAGGTGATTACGTTGTCCATGTTCACCATGGCATTGGCCGTTACCTGGGCCTGAAGCAGCTGGAGGTAGGAGGTATTAAAAAAGACTACCTCCTCATCCAGTACGCCGGCCAGGACCGCCTCTATGTGCCCATTGATCAGGTTTCCCTGGTACAAAAGTACGTAGGGGCCGAAGGTCATGTACCGCGTTTGTACCGCCTGGGAGGCAATGAATGGCATAAGGTTAAGAGCCGGGTCCAGGAAGCTGTCCAGGCCATGGCCGAGGAATTGCTGGAGCTCTACGCCAAACGGGAGGCTATCCCCGGCTATGCTTTTTCACCCGATACGCCCTGGCAGCGGGAATTTGAAGAGGCCTTTCCCTATACCGAGACGCCGGACCAGCTCAAGGCCATCGCTGAGGTGAAGGCGGATATGGAGAGGCCCCGGCCCATGGACCGCCTTCTCTGCGGCGATGTCGGTTATGGTAAGACGGAGGTGGCCATGCGGGCGGCCTTTAAAGCCGTCATGGACGGCAAGCAGGTGGCCGTCCTGGTGCCGACAACCATCCTTGCCCAACAGCACTATAATACCTTTAAGGCACGCTTTGAGAATTTCCCGGTAAAGATAGCCGTCCTGAGTCGCTTTTGTTCACCCGGGGAGCAAAAGCGGGTTGTTAAGGCTTTAAAAAGGGGCGAGGTGGATATTGTCATTGGCACCCACCGCCTGTTGTCCGGTGATGTCTCCTTCAAGGACCTGGGTCTGGTCATCATTGATGAAGAACAGCGCTTTGGCGTGGCCCATAAAGAGAAGTTAAAGAAACTGCGTTACAGCGTCGATGTCCTGACCATGACGGCTACCCCTATTCCGCGCACGCTGCACATGGCCCTGGCCGGTGTTCGCAACATGAGCCTGATTGAAACACCGCCGGAAGACCGCTTTCCCGTCCAGACCTATGTGGTTGAATACAGCCCGGAGCTGGTGCGAGAGGCCATCCGGAGGGAACTGGACCGTGGCGGCCAGGTTTACTTTGTTCACAACCGGGTGGCCGATATTGATCGCTTCGCCTATCACGTCCAGCAGCTGGTACCGGAAGCCCGGGTGGGAGTGGGTCACGGCCAGATGGAGGAAAGGGAGCTGGAAAAGATCATGCTGGACTTTATCGAAGGCCGTTACGATGTGCTTGTCTGTACTACCATTGTGGAAAATGGCCTCGATATCCCCAACGTCAATACCCTAATTGTCGATGAGAGCGATAGTTTCGGCCTGGCCCAGCTTTACCAGCTCCGCGGCCGGGTAGGCCGGAGCAACCGCCTGGCCTATGCTTATTTCACCTACCGGCCGGACAAAGTCCTGGGTGAAGTGGCCGAAAAGCGCCTGGCTGCCATACGGGAGTTTACCGCCCTTGGCTCCGGGTATAAAATTGCCCTCAGGGACCTGCAAATCCGGGGCGCAGGGAACCTCCTGGGACCCGAACAGCATGGCCACATGCTGGCCGTGGGCTTTGATCTCTACTGCCAGCTCCTGGAGGAGGCCGTGCAAAAACTAAAACGCCAGCGTGGCGAAGCCGTACCGGAAACAAGACAGACGGCAGCACCGCCGGCGGCTCCCGTAGAATTAAGCGTGGATACTTTCTTAAGTGACGAGTATATCCCTGATGCCGCCTTGAAGATGGAAATCTACCACCGCTTAATGGCGGCCAGGGATTTAAACGAAGTCGAAGCTATTGCCAGCGAAATGGAAGACCGCTTTGGCCGACCGCCGGCCGCGGCGGAAAATCTTTTGGGCCTTGCCCGGGTACGCCTCCTGGCCCAGGAAGTTGGAGTAAGCAGCGTCCACCAGAAGGGCAGGGAAGTAGAATTGAATTTTGGTCAGCGTCACGACCTGCGGGGCGAAAGGCTGATGCACCTGACCAAGTATTTTCCCCGCAAGCTCTCTTTTTCATCTGCTGGCGGTTTGACCATCAAGGTGCGAACGGCGGGCCTGGACCAGCAGGGGTTGCTGGCCTTGCTGGAGGATGTCCTGACCAGGATTAAATACCTGGTCGCGGAAGCGGCGGGCTGA
- the spoVT gene encoding stage V sporulation protein T, with protein MKATGIVRRIDDLGRVVIPKEIRRTLRIREGDPLEIFVDREGEVILKKYSPIGELGDFAKEYADSLHEAIGHIACIADRDNIIAVAGAPKKEFLDKPIGPAVEKVMEDRKPVLINSPTEEWFPIDGEGEAYKFTAEVIAPIIAEGDPIGAVIICSREPGVKMGDMELKLAETAAGFLAKQMEQ; from the coding sequence GTGAAAGCAACAGGCATTGTACGGCGTATTGACGATCTAGGACGCGTGGTAATACCCAAGGAAATCAGGCGCACCCTGCGGATTCGCGAAGGTGATCCACTGGAAATCTTCGTTGATCGCGAAGGCGAGGTAATTTTAAAAAAATACTCGCCCATTGGTGAGCTTGGAGACTTTGCCAAAGAATACGCAGATTCGCTCCATGAAGCTATCGGGCATATAGCCTGTATTGCTGACCGGGACAACATTATTGCGGTGGCCGGTGCCCCCAAAAAGGAATTCCTGGATAAACCCATTGGTCCTGCCGTGGAAAAGGTCATGGAAGACCGGAAACCTGTCCTGATTAATTCCCCAACAGAAGAGTGGTTCCCCATTGACGGCGAAGGAGAGGCCTATAAATTTACTGCCGAAGTGATTGCTCCCATAATTGCCGAGGGCGATCCCATCGGGGCGGTAATTATCTGTTCCCGGGAGCCGGGTGTGAAAATGGGGGATATGGAGCTGAAGCTGGCCGAGACGGCGGCAGGTTTCCTGGCCAAACAAATGGAACAATAG
- the mazG gene encoding nucleoside triphosphate pyrophosphohydrolase — MAGKVIIAGMGPGDPAQVPPAVLEILKGVDKIYLRTGRHPAVAALEERGLQWETFDSYYDQAGDFEELYQLIVTTLLNEARNKELAYVVPGHPLVAERSVTLLLEAAPASGVDTRVIPAMSCLDALYATLRLDPTRGLTVTDALTLTVDGLDPGLGLIVTQVYNQRIASDTKLTLMGLYPDEYPVTVIRGAGLPGEEQVATVPLYAIDRLPWIDHLTSIYLPPYPEGRDRTLAGLKAIMARLRGEGGCPWDREQSHQSLKRYLIEEAYEVLEAIDSGDMHKLCEELGDLLLQVVFHARLAEETGDFTLADCLEAICAKMRRRHPHVFGTAILNTAGEVLARWDQIKAAEKKSNGEEEPSVLSVPRGLPALMKALKIQEQAARVGFDWSDVTGVWAKVEEELEELRDAVAGEKHRKQAAEMGDVLFALVNLARWLGVEPEAALQAAVAKFMQRFQYIERRARQKGLDVEGLSLAEMDALWEEAKKIKENNS; from the coding sequence ATGGCAGGCAAGGTTATTATCGCCGGCATGGGACCAGGTGACCCGGCCCAGGTGCCGCCGGCAGTCCTGGAGATCCTCAAAGGTGTGGACAAGATATACTTGCGGACAGGGCGGCATCCGGCAGTAGCGGCTTTAGAAGAGCGGGGATTGCAGTGGGAAACCTTTGATAGCTATTATGATCAGGCGGGAGATTTTGAGGAACTTTACCAGCTGATAGTTACTACCTTACTTAATGAGGCCAGAAACAAAGAGCTGGCCTACGTCGTACCGGGACATCCCCTGGTGGCCGAAAGGAGTGTAACCCTGCTCCTGGAAGCTGCCCCCGCATCCGGAGTAGATACCCGGGTAATACCGGCCATGAGCTGCCTGGATGCCCTGTATGCCACTCTGCGTCTTGACCCCACCCGGGGCTTAACTGTAACCGATGCCCTGACTTTGACGGTAGATGGACTGGACCCCGGCCTGGGACTTATAGTTACCCAGGTTTACAACCAGCGGATAGCCTCCGACACCAAATTGACCCTTATGGGCCTTTACCCGGATGAATATCCGGTAACGGTGATTCGGGGTGCCGGCCTGCCCGGGGAAGAACAGGTGGCAACGGTACCGCTCTATGCCATCGACCGTCTGCCCTGGATTGATCACCTTACCAGCATTTACCTGCCACCCTATCCGGAGGGGCGGGACCGGACCCTGGCGGGGCTGAAAGCCATTATGGCCAGGCTTCGCGGCGAAGGAGGTTGCCCCTGGGACCGGGAACAGAGTCACCAATCTCTTAAACGTTACCTTATTGAAGAAGCCTATGAAGTCCTGGAAGCCATTGATAGCGGCGATATGCATAAACTGTGTGAGGAGTTGGGAGACTTACTGCTACAGGTAGTCTTCCATGCCCGGCTGGCTGAGGAAACCGGCGATTTTACCCTGGCTGACTGCCTGGAAGCTATCTGTGCCAAGATGCGTCGCCGCCATCCCCATGTTTTTGGTACGGCTATTTTAAATACAGCCGGGGAGGTGCTGGCTCGCTGGGATCAAATTAAGGCGGCCGAAAAGAAAAGCAACGGGGAAGAGGAGCCTTCCGTATTAAGTGTACCCCGGGGCCTGCCGGCCCTCATGAAGGCCCTGAAGATTCAGGAGCAGGCAGCCCGGGTGGGTTTTGACTGGAGTGACGTAACCGGTGTTTGGGCCAAAGTAGAGGAAGAGTTGGAAGAATTAAGAGACGCAGTGGCCGGTGAAAAGCACCGGAAACAGGCTGCTGAAATGGGAGATGTGCTTTTCGCCCTGGTGAACCTGGCCCGCTGGCTCGGGGTGGAGCCGGAAGCTGCTTTACAGGCTGCTGTTGCTAAATTTATGCAACGTTTTCAGTATATCGAGAGGAGGGCCCGGCAAAAAGGACTGGATGTTGAAGGGCTTTCCCTGGCAGAGATGGATGCTTTGTGGGAAGAAGCAAAAAAAATCAAGGAAAATAATAGTTAA
- a CDS encoding HU family DNA-binding protein, giving the protein MDLVASVAEKTDLTKKEAEKVVSAVLASIEEALAQGDKVQLVGFGTFEIKERAARVGRNPRTGEEIEIAATRVPVFKPGKALKEAVAK; this is encoded by the coding sequence ATGGATTTAGTTGCCAGCGTGGCAGAAAAAACCGATCTGACTAAAAAAGAAGCTGAAAAGGTAGTCAGCGCTGTACTGGCCAGCATCGAAGAAGCCCTGGCCCAGGGCGACAAGGTTCAGCTTGTCGGCTTTGGAACCTTTGAGATCAAGGAAAGAGCCGCCCGGGTAGGGCGCAACCCCCGGACCGGCGAGGAAATCGAAATTGCGGCCACGCGGGTGCCGGTTTTCAAACCCGGCAAGGCATTGAAGGAAGCTGTGGCCAAATAA